Below is a window of Perca fluviatilis chromosome 6, GENO_Pfluv_1.0, whole genome shotgun sequence DNA.
ATAACTGCTACTTGCCTagtcctaacacacacacacacacacacacacacacacacacacacacacacacacacacacacacacacacacacacacacacacacacacacacacacacacacttgatgaGTTGATGGGTGTCACTTATGAAGCCACTTCCTGATCACACACacctcagctgctcagtctgagTTTATCTGCTGGCTTCCTCCTCCACCGCTCATATCTTAATCACATCACACATGAAAATAACAtgttctctgtctttagttCTTTAAAGGGAAAATAGCAGGTGGAGAAAAGGGATGGACGCTTTTGGATGTTTAAAATGAGCTGGTTTTTGAGTAtattgtcattttcatcattacaGTAAGATGGACATTTGGTCTCCTAAACTACACCTTGCTACGTGGACTGTGATGAGcttcctctgtgtgttttctcatGGTGAGTTGCCCACGCCATGAGACAACACTTCATAACAAAAGCCTTATGTTTAATGTAGCTacttattaaaatgttaaatcttCAGGGTGGTTTTCCGTTTCCCAGATATGTTTGTGGTCGATCTGGATTCGTTTAAAGGAAGGAACTTAGATTAAGCTTCCAAACATGCCGAGTTCACTAACTTCaaatattttgttgtgtgtCAGTGTTATTTGAGGGAGGTCCAGTGGTGAAGAtaatttacttcagtaaaaataACAATGTCACACTCTAAACATAAGTGTTGGTTCCCAAACTTCAGGACTTCTGTCAccttaaaacaaaataatatgtacagtacatgcaacCCCTTGTCGGTTTAATGTGGTATGTGTCAACCAAGTGATTTTCTCTTCTAGGATTGGTACATTTAAAGTAAATATTAGAGGCTGGAAAAGCTGAGTGACCTCAGAGACTGTGCCCCTCCACCTCCTGCATCTATACAGAgtgactgaacacacacacacacacacacacacacacacacacacacacacacacacacacacacacacacacacacacacacacacacacacacacacacaacacacacacacacacacacacacacacacacacacagccatttcCTGACCACACAGTtctaatactaataatataataataagacCTCTGTCTTCACAGAATgggaaaacagagaaaaaaatattttcaaatcgTGAGTTGATGTTATTACAAGGACTACAACGCTGGAGACTTTCTTAAACAACCAGCAATTTAAGTCAGCAGCATTACCTAACTCATCAGCAGTCTCGTTACTAGTCAAGTAAAAAAAGCATGTACACTGAAGAAAAATATAAACAGTTttgtttcaaataaaaaatctaGGACTGTTTCAATTCACGCGAAAGGCTTTAAAACATTAAGGCAATTAGTGCCAATCATCCAGTAGATGGTAGTTTAATATTAACAGACCATGGTTACAATGCATTCTTCCAACAGTGCAGGTCACGTAAGCTGATGAAATACTGCATAGACCCAGACTGTTTTAAAGCTGTTGTAACTGTTTTAAGCTGCACCAATTCTTAATTATGTATAGTTTCCTTTATGTTGTCAGATCTTTGAGCTGGTTCATGACAGTGACCATGAGGTCTTATCATCACAGTTCTGCAAGATTAGTGTACACATtacaattacatttatattcaaAGCAAATTTGCAGCGCTCCATGTAAAAGAGACAAAAGTCTCCTCCTTTGGAGAAAAGCTTGAACTGAACACATGAAATGATATGCAACCTTACTAATGCCTCTGTTTTAAATGCACAAACAGTTTCCAGCAAAGTgcagttaaatattaaatatgtttAGTGTTTAAATGTCATGTGTTCTGGTTCCATCCCTCTTTTTTCAGTCAGTCTTTCATgagtttatttctttttgcGCGCAGTATCTCAAACTATATTTGCTCTCGATTTGTAAAGAGGACTTCCTCCAACCTAAAAATATCAAAGACCATTCAAACATATAGACAGTCCTCTCAGAAATCTGACTGGACACAACCAAGCTTTGGGACAGGAGACTCATCAACATGGGAACTTGTTGATGAACTCAGAGCTTCTCCTGTTTTGGCTGTTAGACACCGAGGTGTTTAAACATCCAATAAACAACTTGGGAAACATGAGTGTGTTTAATTTTTTAAGACAGTTTTCATACAGCAACTTTGTCTATAGGACAGGTTATGAATCCAATTTAAATACAGATGACATGGGCAATAACACAATGTATTACAACATTTAAATTCTTGTtattcatttaaacattttcatacagATCCAGTTTAACAATGACACAATTGTAAGGGTTCATTTTTATGCAGCTAGTGTTTATTTCTCTTAAACACTTGTTTAAAAATCTACACCTCAATTTGAGATTGTTAACAAATAAATCCACATTCACATTAATCTTGATTAAAGATCTTTTGCAGTACTTAAAATGGTGCATCCTAAATTGTACATGTTTTGTTAACTGTATGTTAAACATGTGAAAGTGTTTACTTCGGAAAAAGAGCACAATTCAACTTGGAAACATAGCCTGTACTCCTCACTTTATAGACCACCTCACATGGAAGATCTGGCTGCATAGTTGACCTGTTTTTTATCACTACGACATTAAAGACCTCATGGGGAGGAATCAGCACTTCGCTTTCATCCGGAAATATAGAATAGAGGGTGATATTTGCTCCCATGCACGTGAGAATCTCAAAGCATGACTTGTTTCCGAAAAGGTCTTCATCGGCGTAACCACCCAGTGAGGCTGAGGTGAAAGAGCCGAAGCGAATCGATGTGTTTTCAACATCTTGGCTAAAGGACACGTTGACTCTACGGTAGCCAGTGAGACATTCATTTTTATCAAAGGCTCTTATATCTTGAATGGCAGTAGTCAAGAGAAAGTGAAGTGCGTGATACCCGAATGTGGTATTGTACCGAGGTCCCTGGGTTCGAACTGCAGCGTTGAAATCTCCATACACACCTTCATCAGTGTAAGTACGGATAGCTACACTCTGGTTTTTTGTCAGTACTTCTGTAAGTTCTTCTGACCAGTGTACTTCGTTCTCTGAGCGGTCCCAGACCTCTGTGAAGTTTGGGTTGTTGTTCTTCTCATTCTTAAGGTCTTCTGTTACCCTCTGCTTCATTTTATCTTCACACCCATCGTACATGTCGTCAACAGAGTTTTCAGCCATGTCCAGTGGAAACACACTGTTTTTCCCAGCTACAGCATCAGATTCACGGGCCCGCTTCAAAGAAATAATACACATTTTGAGAACATTAATCTTGTTTTCTGGTCATCTTACAGATATTAGTTTACAGCAGTTACAATGAAGCAACCCTACCATTCCAATTCCTGGAGAGACTCCATAAGTGAGAAGCACTGCTGCCAAAACGACCATCAATGCCATCTTCCACCAAAGCAGAAACCTGGAGACACAGCTGTTAGATAAAATAATCTCTGGCAACTTGTGGAGTCGAGCAGAAATACCCGTCAATGGACCAACATGGTCTGGGTACAGTACACTTATATAGGAAGCAATTAAGGAAGTTAAAAAGTGGGTGTAAGATACAGTACAACAGGTTATTAGTGTCCTTTTTAATAAGGAAGAGGTGGTTGTTGAAGATAGACATGACCAAATATGGGAAAGTAATCGCTTACCTTCACAACTCTGTGACAAAAGAgaaccaaaacataaacataacattgaacattgaacaagtattcagatcctttacagCAGTAAaagtaataccacactgtataaTTACTCCACTACAAAGTTGTGCTAATGTTAACTCCTtaatatactgttgggtagtttattCTACAGTCACATTCTACAAGATCCTCATATGTTTGGagccagagatggggactcgagtttgagactcggactcgagtgcgacttaagtcgcacacacagtgacttcagactcGACTTGAGACTCGTCCTCgaaagacttcagactcgacTCGGACTCGAGCTGCGGGACTCGTGAACAATGTTGATTTTTAGGAAACGTCTGTTGAGCTCGCTATAGGCTATACCCCTCCCTCCGTTACCTATAACCTGCCTGCGTAACACGTACGTATTGCTGGCTGGaggacaacaaacacacatgtcaAATTCACCGGCCGCTGCTGTGCCATTCATCGTAAGTTTTGCTTTCAAAAACTTTAAACAAGACGGCCCAAACAAAAGAAGCGCTCAATGCAAAATATGCATTATCACGATAAAAGATTCTGgctcaaaccatagactgttaatatctatggttcaaactcgctgtttgtgcgcatgagtatttccgccgacccgtttgtttgtggttgttgccatggtgaatcgtagaatcatggctccattcataccgCGCTTTGTAGGAcagcgtaaccctgagtgaaatATAGAcggttgattgaaccaactcatatcagctgttctggaaccgaaaactctgagtttcccatctcgaggtaaatcaactcagacatcagggttagactcagagtttgttaaacctcctacctggaacggaccccaggaGATTGTCTAAacctggacgacacccctaaatgtaaagcagctgccatgtgattggttgattagataattgcattaacgagaaatcttacaggttttcctaataatcctttaggtgagtgtatatatatatatatatatatatatatatatatatatatatatatatatatatatatatatatatagtacagggcAAAAGTTTgagacacaccttctcattcaatgtgtttctttattttgatttcattctttttgatatataactgaaaacatatcttatattttagattccccaaagtagccaccctttgcttttttgataactctgcaaacccttggtgttctctcaatgagcttcatgaggtagtcacctgaaatggttttcacttcacaggtgtgctttgtcagggttaattagtggaagtttttcccttattaataaaaaaagcaaagggtggctactttgaagaatctaaaatataagacatgatttcagttatttcacacttttttgttaagtacataattccatatgtgttcattcatagttttgatgccttcagtgagaatctacaatgtaaatattcatgaaaataaaaaggaaacgcattgaatgagaaggtgtgtccaaacgtttggcctgtactgtatgtcctagttacccactaaactgtcataattcaactatgacaacGTAAAATCTGTTTTGCATTCACCCCTTTAACCctaaaataaagttaaacttaTCAGGATCCGCTTGTCCccaggggtccgttccaggtaggaggtttatcaaactctgagtctaaccctgatgtctgagttgatttaccccgagatgggaaactctgagttttcggttccagaacagctgatttgagttggttcaatcaactcagagtatgttcactcagggttacgcgcgtgtacaaaaggcagtatgaatggagccatgattctacaattcaccatggtaacaaccacaaacaaaagggtcagcggaaatactcatgcgcacaaacagcgagtttgaaccatagatattaacagtctatggtttgaacatgtatttcgttaaaaaagcaagacagcggctgctgctgcaaaagagagagaattggtgtgggagaaaattgctgcttgagtcaa
It encodes the following:
- the LOC120561201 gene encoding GPI-linked NAD(P)(+)--arginine ADP-ribosyltransferase 1-like, translated to MALMVVLAAVLLTYGVSPGIGMRARESDAVAGKNSVFPLDMAENSVDDMYDGCEDKMKQRVTEDLKNEKNNNPNFTEVWDRSENEVHWSEELTEVLTKNQSVAIRTYTDEGVYGDFNAAVRTQGPRYNTTFGYHALHFLLTTAIQDIRAFDKNECLTGYRRVNVSFSQDVENTSIRFGSFTSASLGGYADEDLFGNKSCFEILTCMGANITLYSIFPDESEVLIPPHEVFNVVVIKNRSTMQPDLPCEVVYKVRSTGYVSKLNCALFPK